One region of Camelina sativa cultivar DH55 chromosome 6, Cs, whole genome shotgun sequence genomic DNA includes:
- the LOC109133432 gene encoding defensin-like protein 8: protein MKLSKRILSALLMISFILIAATTEMGLSKRICKAQSDSFSGVCFTNNNCAIICQLAEQFEDGQCEFDVPFPRCVCTKAC, encoded by the exons ATGAAGCTCTCTAAACGTATTCTTTCAGCCCTTCTCATGATCTCTTTTATCCTTATTGCTGCTACTACAG AGATGGGTTTGTCGAAGAGAATATGCAAGGCACAGAGCGACAGTTTCTCAGGTGTGTGCTTTACCAATAACAATTGTGCCATCATCTGTCAACTAGCCGAGcaatttgaagatggtcaatgcgAATTCGATGTACCCTTCCCTCGATGTGTATGCACCAAAGCCTGTTAA
- the LOC109133258 gene encoding defensin-like protein 8, which yields MKLFNCVLSTLILISFIILATNIEMGLVDKICKIRSDRFSGVCFSNNSCAIICQLFEKFEGGQCEFDGVFSRCLCTKALCLAFCSVSAEMVRECAVAGRGRGRERGPGRGRGRGRDRVPVVSETVDQSVTAEGVDESHGF from the exons ATGAAGCTCTTTAACTGTGTTCTTTCAACCCTTATCCTAATCTCTTTTATCATTCTTGCTACCA atattgagatgGGTTTGGTGGATAAAATATGCAAGATACGGAGCGACCGTTTCTCAGGTGTATGCTTTAGCAATAACAGTTGTGCTATCATCTGCCAACTATTCGAGAAATTTGAAGGCGGTCAATGCGAATTTGACGGAGTCTTCAGTCGTTGTTTATGCACCAAAGCCT tgtgcttagccttctgttctgtTAGTGCAGAGATGGTTAGAGAgtgtgctgttgctggtcgtggtcgagggCGCGAACGTGGTcctggacgcggacgtggtcgtggtagggacAGAGTCCCAGTTGTTAGCGAGActgtggaccagagtgtgacagctgagggtgttgacGAGTCGCATGGTTTCTag